Below is a window of Salvelinus alpinus chromosome 5, SLU_Salpinus.1, whole genome shotgun sequence DNA.
TGACCATGGTCTGTTATGTCTACATGGCGATGTAGAGGGTAGGACGTTTATGGTAGGTTTGGTAGGAAGCACTGAGACCGGTTTTGGGGAGGCGCTAGCTTCTATGACGGGCTTCATAAAGGGTTTAGCTTCTGCAACAGATTTTGTAAAGGGTTTAGTTTCTAAAGCAGGGGTTGAGGGAGGTATGGCCTCTATTATGGGAGGTGTGGGAGGTTGTACAATTATTATAGGCCTGTTAGTAAGTGGGACCGGTTTTGGAGAGGAACTATTGTTGTAAACAGGCTTTGTAAAATGCTTAGCTTGTAAAGCAGGGCTTATTGGGGATCTAATTTCTGTGGATGGCTGTGCACTTATGATAGTTGAGTTAGTACGTGTAGGCTCTAGGGATGGTTTCAGCCAAGCTCCATTTGCTACAATAGGGTTTGTAAATTGTTTACCTTCGTTCGTAGAGCTGGCTGAGAATCTTGTTTCAGTAGTGGACTTGGTGGAAGGTTTTTCATCAATGGTAGATTTTGTAGATTGCCTGCATTCAATTGCTTTGTGGGAGTTGGTTTCTACAAAATGCTTCCTGGTATGGTTTGCATGGTACTGCATGGTACTGTGCAGAATATTTTCTGGAGTAGACTTCCCAGGTAGTACAGGTTCTATTAAAAGCTCGTTGGGGAGTTGGGCTACTATGCTAGGTGGGCTGGGAAGTTGGGCTACTATGCTAGGTGGGCTGGGAAGTTGGGCTACTATGCTAGGTGGGCTGGGAAGTTGGGCTACTATGATAGGTGGGCTGGGAAGTTGGGCTTCTATGCCATGCGTGCTAGAGAGTTGGGCTACTATGCTAGGTGGGCTGGGAAGTTGGGCTTCTATGCCATGCGTGCTAGAGAGTTGGGCTACTATGCTAGGTGGGCTGGGAAGTTGGGCTTCTATGCCATGCGTGCTAGAGAGTTGCGCTACTATGCTAGGTGGGCTGGGAAGTTGGGCTACTATGCTAGGCGGGCTGGGAAGTTGGGCTACTATGCCATGCGTGCTAGAGAGTTGGGCTACTATGCTAGGTGGGCTGGGAAGTTGTGCTACTATGATAGGTGGGCTGGGAAGTTGTGCTATTTTGGTAGGTGGGCTAGGAAGTTTAGTTCCAGTGGTAGGTGTGCATGAATGTTGGTTTTCTATAGTAGGTTTGGTGGGGTCTTGGGTTCCTGTTTCAATGGTAGGTGTTTCAATGGTAGGTGTTTCAGTGGTAGGTGTATGAGAGAGTTGACTTCTTATGGTTGGCACACTAGGCTTGCCTGGTAGTTTGGTGTCTATGGTAGGCTTGCCTGGTAGTTTGGTGTCTATGGTATGCTTGCCTGGTAGTATAGTTGCTGTGGTAGGTTGGGTGGGGAGTTGGCTTCCTATATCAGGGTTGTTGGGGACTTGGGCTCCTATGACAGGTTTTCTGGGTAGTTTAGCGTCTGTGCTAATATTAGCCTTGACAGAAAGATGCACGACTGTGGAATCTGCCTCTGACTTTCCACTGTGTTGGGGAATATTTGCTACAGTTGTATTTTGTGAAACTTCAGCATTTTGAATGCTGAAAGGAAACAGCGACTTTGACACAAGATTCCCACCTATCGGGAATGAAGGAGTTTCATTTAGCTGAAATGGAGCTGGTCTGGTTGTGTGTACCACACCTGCTTTATGTGCCGGTCTTGGAACCTCCGAATGAGAGGCCTTTGGTGTGGGGACTTCACCGGTGGCTGGTGGAAGAGTTAGCTGTCCGAGGGACAATAGAAGTTCAGGTTTTGTTATGTCCACAATAGGTGTTATATCAGGTTGTATTGCATAAGCAGGTGCTTCAGATTTGTTAACATCTGAAGTATTGGGTTTAGATATGGCTGCCTTATCTGTTGGTGTCTGAGAACAGCCAGTTGCTGCTAAAGGGGTTGAAAATGAAGGTGCTGGAACAGTAGAATGCTGCCCTTGCAAGGTAGGTTTCTGTTGTTCTCTGTTGGGTGTGTTTGATCCTATGGGGGATGTTTCAGGTTTAGAGATTAAAGGAGGACGAGGCCCAGTTGGTAATCCATTAGTCTGTGCTGTGGATGGTGATGGTGCTGATTCATTAGCTTTAGGTCCAGAAGGACCATAGTATGTCCGGATGCCACCATAGGCAACATACTCAGCCGGAGTCAGTCCGTAATATGTTGACCGTGCTTTAGGTTTTTTGGATGTAGGGGTCTTTTGATGCTCTATCAATGGTGCTAGAACTTTCCGTAAGCCAATTATAGGAGAGTCTGGGTATCTAGGGGTCAATGGAGATTGAGGTGATGAAATCATTGACGTTAGCACAGTGTTTGGAGGTGCTTGTGGTGCTGAGATCATTGGCACAGTGGGTCCGTTTGGTGGTGCTTGTGGAGCTGAAATCGTTGGCGCTTTGTATCCATTTGAAGCTGTCTTTGGTATCCTTTTGGGGGACAATGGGATCTGTTGCTTTTGATACTCAGGTGGGGTTCCATATTCAGTTGTTTCATCCATCTTATCTTTTGGCATATGAGGTGCTGTAAACTTTACTTTTGGCTTGGAAACTGCAATGTCATGTGCAGCAATGTTTGATGCTATAATCTCATTGGGAGTTCTCTCAGCCATAGATCCTTCAGTGGTGGTTGTACTTCCACTAGTCTGGTTTCTATTTCTATCACCACTGGTTGGACCTTGTGAATGTTCCACTGAGCCGGCACTGGCAGATCCAGCTGATTTTGGTGGTTCATTGGCTGTTGAGTGAGTTTGGGCTGCACTAGTAACAGGCATTGATGGGGGAGATTTGACTGTGCTGTTAACTGGCATTGATGGGGGAGATTTGACTCTGCTGGCAACAGGAATTGCTAGGGGAGTTTGGGCTGTACTGGTAACAGTCATCGCCGGGGGAGATTTAACTCTACTCGCAACAGGAATGGGTGacttgtgtctctgtgtgtttatgACTGAGGCATGTACATCTTGATAGGAGCTGAATGCAGAAGATATCTTAGCCATAGACCGTTCCAtgttggttgttattccattagTCTGAGTTGTACTTCTATCAACACTGGTCAGACCTTGTAAATGTTTGTCAGAGTTAGATCCTATTGGTTTTGGTGCTTCTGCTGTAGCTGAGGGAGTATTGCTTGTAGTGGTAATATGCATTGAAGGAGGAGATTTGACTCTACTGTTAACAGGTATTGCTGAGGGTGTTTGGGCTGTACTGGTTATATGTATTGCTGAGGGAGATTTGACTCTACTGTTAACAGTTATTGCTGAGGGAGATTTGACTCTACTGTTAACAGTTATTGCTGAGGGAGATTTGACTCTACTGTTAACAGTTATCGCTGAGGGTGTTTGGGCTGTACTGGTTATTGCCATTGGTGACTTGAATCTCTGTGTGACGTGTACATCCTGACAGGAGCTGAACATAGAAGATAAATTAGCCATAGATCCTCCcatggtagttgtagttgtaattCCATTATTTGGGAATATGTCTGTATCTGAACGAGATCCAATCGGTTTCAGTTGTTTGGTTGCTGCTGAGAGAGTGCTGGTGACAGTCATCGGTGACTTGTATTCCTCTGTGTTTACGACCGAGGCATGCACATCCCGAGAGGAGAAGAAGACTGGACTTGCAGCGAACAAGAGTGGATTGGCTTTCGATATCTCAAAAACAGGTGTCAGTCTTCCCATTGTGGGATGGTGTGACGGTGTTTTTGATCTTCCAGAAGGGGTCTTTGCCACAGCAACTTTATATGGGATTGCCGGCTCACTTTGGTGACAAGTCATTGGTGATTTCTCCCTGTGTATAGTGGATAACGATGCTCCTTGATACAATATATTCACTCCTGTTATGTCTGGAAGTGCAGGCTTGGAGATCTCGTAAAACGTTGCCTTGGATGTGTAAATCATTGTTGGTGGGATGACGTCAGACTGTTTGACTTTACGGGAATCAGCTTGATTTATTTGTGTGCTGAACGTCTTAGAAGCCACTTTGCTCATAATGTGATCTTCAGAACCAAGGTTATTAGTGACCGAAGCTGGTGTTTGCTTTGGAGCCTCATCCTTTGGCCTTCTGGGTGTCGTCACTTCATGGGTTGAGGTCAGAGGTCGTGTGTGAAGGGTCGGAGCTGACACCAGTATTGGAGCAGGAGGTGGGACTGGAACTTGGACATGAGCCAGTAAAAGACCCGGACCCAGGCTCGGACCACTAGGTACTGGTGGGGAAAGAGTCATAACATGAGTTGATATCTTAGGGGAACATGGAGTTGGGGGAGTTGACTGTGGTACACTGGGGACTGGGTCTGGAGCTACTGTAGCCGTGGCCAACGACCCATACGAATTCAGTGCTACAGATGAATACCAGTCATACAGATGAACTGCAGGGCCTTGTGAGAACTCAGGTACGGGTGAGAGTGGGGGTGGCGAGGATGGCATCATGCTTTCTGTGTCATCATCTTCAAACATAAATGACGAGCACTCAAAGAGGGGTGCCACCTGGTTCTCTGATGTCTGGATGGGAGCGGTGTAGTCCAGTGGGGGGAAGACCCCTGTCTGGCCGTAAGGACTGCTAC
It encodes the following:
- the LOC139575517 gene encoding LOW QUALITY PROTEIN: mucin-2-like (The sequence of the model RefSeq protein was modified relative to this genomic sequence to represent the inferred CDS: inserted 1 base in 1 codon); translated protein: MKQLNMEPHLSIKSNRSHCXPKRIPKTASNGYKAPTISAPQAPPNGPTVPMISAPQAPPNTVLTSMISSPQSPLTPRYPDSPIIGLRKVLAPLIEHQKTPTSKKPKARSTYYGLTPAEYVAYGGIRTYYGPSGPKANESAPSPSTAQTNGLPTGPRPPLISKPETSPIGSNTPNREQQKPTLQGQHSTVPAPSFSTPLAATGCSQTPTDKAAISKPNTSDVNKSEAPAYAIQPDITPIVDITKPELLLSLGQLTLPPATGEVPTPKASHSEVPRPAHKAGVVHTTRPAPFQLNETPSFPIGGNLVSKSLFPFSIQNAEVSQNTTVANIPQHSGKSEADSTVVHLSVKANISTDAKLPRKPVIGAQVPNNPDIGSQLPTQPTTATILPGKHTIDTKLPGKPTIDTKLPGKPSVPTIRSQLSHTPTTETPTIETPTIETGTQDPTKPTIENQHSCTPTTGTKLPSPPTKIAQLPSPPIIVAQLPSPPSIVAQLSSTHGIVAQLPSPPSIVAQLPSPPSIVAQLSSTHGIEAQLPSPPSIVAQLSSTHGIEAQLPSPPSIVAQLSSTHGIEAQLPSPPIIVAQLPSPPSIVAQLPSPPSIVAQLPSPPSIVAQLPNELLIEPVLPGKSTPENILHSTMQYHANHTRKHFVETNSHKAIECRQSTKSTIDEKPSTKSTTETRFSASSTNEGKQFTNPIVANGAWLKPSLEPTRTNSTIISAQPSTEIRSPISPALQAKHFTKPVYNNSSSPKPVPLTNRPIIIVQPPTPPIIEAIPPSTPALETKPFTKSVAEAKPFMKPVIEASASPKPVSVLPTKPTINVLPSTSPCRHNRPWSTTPMEPKAVTEPNRAANMPTVNVQPSTTPTTETRPYCFSPTVEAKPLVQHNMETRVFAKSSREPKPANKPTVNVQPSTTPTTETRPYCFSPTVEAKPLVQHNMETRVFAKSSREPKPANKPTINVPPSPKPIERETTLSPFIEAKPFTQYNTETRDFTKPAPEPKPANQPTINVQPSTNPTTESRSCFSPTVEARPAAKLMASRSCFSPTRPWLNPSTEAKALTKHAIEAIASLKPTPEPKSTNTTSTKPAIERISSPTPTAAVDTVIKLPAVTKVIDSSTPASLPQASASVKAPSTNRGMSSSSQPKTGQTETDTMKDVEASASGAQGKAARRQETPCTKPTISTASSTVDNVDKVDKPKAPTAKPSPANAALNAMKPKRLKTMFSGWSRLKKHMVVEPEEPQFPEPEPESVSRDGATYSKNTDQAISSQASSAKVKDHSEKGKEVLKETEAPRAMKMWDAMLFQMFSTKEAIMQQIKASKDPNGSDKKKDQTNKTRKANQQKENETEVVPSFANRLPLLLYSPRFDARKIREAAEKPLVKMSAVFQRGLINRKNQDGEGKDFNKTARGFGSSRTTDV